A genomic segment from Desulfobulbaceae bacterium encodes:
- a CDS encoding PAS domain-containing protein produces the protein MKPKRFSPPIKNTLLVIIFSVMIAEAIGLLITYHTKTPYSLWVFVDQAVLIVLLIPLLFLFVYKPLSVYSKKISSLNEELTVSQEALAKSDQKFRLIADFSCDWEYWQGIDGTYLYVSPSCTSITGYSPEEFYQNNDLLKKIIHPDDLTKWKTHRHGVTEDGEVEPVQFRLITKSGDVRWIDQVCRHVHDENGMDLGIRGSNRDVTKLEFLKKEVKILQGFLPICASCKKIRDDKGYWSQIESYISDHSEAQFSHGICPNCAKKLYPELDLFKDK, from the coding sequence ATGAAACCCAAACGTTTTTCACCGCCTATCAAAAACACGCTATTAGTTATTATCTTTTCTGTAATGATAGCAGAAGCGATTGGCTTACTCATAACGTATCATACTAAAACTCCATATAGTTTATGGGTATTTGTTGATCAGGCTGTTTTAATTGTTCTTTTAATACCGCTACTTTTTCTGTTTGTTTACAAGCCACTCTCTGTCTACTCGAAGAAAATATCATCTTTAAATGAAGAGCTTACTGTCTCGCAAGAGGCGTTGGCCAAAAGCGACCAGAAATTCCGCTTAATTGCTGATTTCTCCTGCGATTGGGAGTATTGGCAAGGTATTGACGGAACCTACCTCTATGTTTCTCCATCCTGTACTTCAATCACTGGTTACTCCCCAGAAGAATTTTATCAAAACAATGATTTATTAAAAAAAATTATTCATCCTGATGACTTGACAAAATGGAAAACGCACCGCCACGGTGTGACAGAAGATGGTGAGGTTGAACCCGTACAATTCCGTCTCATAACCAAATCAGGGGACGTTCGATGGATTGATCAGGTCTGCCGACATGTCCATGATGAAAATGGGATGGATCTTGGCATCCGCGGAAGCAATAGAGATGTCACAAAATTAGAATTTTTGAAGAAAGAGGTTAAAATCCTTCAAGGTTTTTTGCCAATTTGCGCCTCGTGCAAAAAAATCCGTGATGACAAAGGATATTGGAGTCAAATAGAGTCCTATATCAGCGATCACTCAGAGGCACAATTCAGTCATGGGATATGCCCGAATTGTGCCAAAAAGCTATATCCAGAGTTGGACTTATTCAAAGATAAATAG